The following is a genomic window from Spirosoma foliorum.
CAGAATACCCATCATGACGAACTCCGTCATGCCAATGCCAAAGCCTCCTATCGTGAGAGGCAGTAATTCTTTTTTCATTTGCAGCTTTCTATTTTCTGACAGCGCGTGAGTTTACTAAACTTGGAAAACTCACAATAAACCTCATCAAATGAGGTCCATTTTATCTGGCAAATAAAAAAAGTGCAAAATCGTTCCCTGTTCTGGGAAAGGTATAATTTATTAGTTAGTCGGTGCAATTAGGGGATTTATCGAACTCGTTTGCCTGGCATATCCCGTCCATTCTGATGCAGAATCAGTTGCTGAACTTCTCCTTTGTCGTTCGTCTCGAACGTTACTTGGGCATCAACTACTTTCAGATAAAACTTCGTTTTCGATTCGGCGAAGAGTTCAAATCTGGGTTGACCAGTGGCCTGACCAAAGAGTTTATCACCCTCGCGCGTGATCACAATCGCAAACGAAGGGGCAAGCTCATAGTTGCCAACGTACGATTCCAGCGTGGCTGTGTCTACAGTAATGGCTATCTCTTTAGGCGCTTCGACAGTTTCGCCTAATTCTTTCAGTTTGTCGAAACCATTAGTATTGCGTGGATTAAGCTCTACCGATTTCTTGTAATCCTGAATAGCAGCCGCTTTGTTACCTGCCGTCATGTAGGCTTCTCCCCGGCTATCATATACGTTAAATGACTTTGGATAGGCTTCGACGTTAAGCGTAAACACGTTGATCGACTCCGTTAGCTTTCCATCCCGCATGAGCTCATACCCCAGGCTATTGATGTCATTTTCATCGACATTGTAGGCTTTATCATTTTTCCAGATAGTTAATTTCTCCCGCGATTTGGCCAACGGCTCTGATAAAACCGACTGTCGTAGTAAATCTGTAATTGGCTTTTTGGGTGGTTCGATGGGTTGATTGTAGAGGATGTTGAGAATATTTTTGCGGATAGCGCCTAGTGGTGCCCCACCCGTATTGTTCAACAAAACTACCAGTTGTTTGTCTTTGGGAATTCGGCTGATGATCGTGTTGAAGCCGTTGATGCCGCCCGTGTGTTCAATAATCTGTAAGCTATCTTTCAGGTCGCCGATCTTTGTTTTTCGTACTCCCCAACCGTACGCATAACCATCTAAAAAAGGTGTAAACATGGTTGCTTTTGCGCTTGCCGACAGTAGCTTATCCGTATACAAGGCCTGATCCCAGCGGTACAAATCCTCGACGGTTGAGTACAATGACCCGGCAGCATACGGAATTGTCATATCCAGATAAGGCGAATTCACATAGGTACTGCCCTGTTTTTCGTAACCAGTTGCTCGTTTAGGGATAATCGGGCCAAATAAATCATAGCCTGTGTCTTTGAGTTGCAAAGGAGTGAGAATAGTTTCTTTCAAAAGAGTAGTATACGATTTTCCCGAGACTTTTTCGATGAGGACGCCCAGTAGAAAATAACCCGAGTTGCTATATGAGAACCTGGAACCTGGTTCGAAGTCCAGGGGCATATCCGCGAATTTTTTAATGAATCCGTTGGGCGTAGTTGGCTCTCTACTCTCCATTTCAAAAAATTTCGGGAAATTGGTATAATTGGGAATTCCCGATGTATGCGTGAGCAAGTGATGGACAGTGATTTTGTCGCCAGAGGCTTTCGGGTAATCCGGCAAATAATCGGTTACCTTCCCATCCAGTTTCAGTTTCCCCT
Proteins encoded in this region:
- a CDS encoding serine hydrolase; its protein translation is MNYTRVLHRFCLAAIAILFIASPTFAQTKGAKIDALVQQYVANRQFNGSVLVAEHGQVIFKKGYGMANMEWNIPNAPDTKFRLGSITKQFTAMLIMQLVEKGKLKLDGKVTDYLPDYPKASGDKITVHHLLTHTSGIPNYTNFPKFFEMESREPTTPNGFIKKFADMPLDFEPGSRFSYSNSGYFLLGVLIEKVSGKSYTTLLKETILTPLQLKDTGYDLFGPIIPKRATGYEKQGSTYVNSPYLDMTIPYAAGSLYSTVEDLYRWDQALYTDKLLSASAKATMFTPFLDGYAYGWGVRKTKIGDLKDSLQIIEHTGGINGFNTIISRIPKDKQLVVLLNNTGGAPLGAIRKNILNILYNQPIEPPKKPITDLLRQSVLSEPLAKSREKLTIWKNDKAYNVDENDINSLGYELMRDGKLTESINVFTLNVEAYPKSFNVYDSRGEAYMTAGNKAAAIQDYKKSVELNPRNTNGFDKLKELGETVEAPKEIAITVDTATLESYVGNYELAPSFAIVITREGDKLFGQATGQPRFELFAESKTKFYLKVVDAQVTFETNDKGEVQQLILHQNGRDMPGKRVR